One region of Lampris incognitus isolate fLamInc1 chromosome 12, fLamInc1.hap2, whole genome shotgun sequence genomic DNA includes:
- the LOC130122012 gene encoding 15-hydroxyprostaglandin dehydrogenase [NAD(+)]-like, with translation MSLSDKVALVTGAANGLGKAFSEILLQNGAKVAMLDMNESAGQTLKKEFDSRFGPNRSIFLLCDVQSEQQLRAAFQKSIETFDGLDIFCNNAGIFNEKDWEKTIAVNLNCVIKGTYLAVEHMNKLSGGRGGVIVNTASLAGLTPLVSAPVYTATKFGVVGFTRAMAEVSAASGYGVRINAICPPWVQTDILNLFCSDELMGNFAHLKDRTSTMIQTSRLLEPAEVARYFLQILKDEGRNGEALVTWKTGSYYATYTKYDQSGSHI, from the exons ATGTCTCTGAGTGACAAGGTCGCTCTGGTCACCGGGGCAGCAAATGGCCTCGGGAAGGCTTTCTCGGAGATCCTGTTGCAGAACGGCGCTAAG GTGGCCATGCTGGACATGAATGAGTCTGCTGGACAAACGCTAAAGAAGGAATTTGACTCTCGGTTTGGACCAAACAGGTCCATATTCCTGCTGTGTGACGTCCAATCAGAGCAGCAACTGAGAG CTGCCTTTCAGAAAAGCATCGAGACATTTGATGGGCTGGACATCTTCTGCAACAACGCCGGTATCTTCAATGAGAAGGACTGGGAGAAAACTATTGCAGTTAATCTG aacTGCGTTATTAAAGGTACCTACCTGGCTGTGGAGCATATGAATAAGTTGTCAGGAGGAAGAGGTGGAGTCATCGTCAATACTGCGTCCCTTGcag GCTTGACCCCCCTTGTGAGCGCCCCTGTTTACACCGCAACCAAATTTGGAGTGGTGGGCTTCACTCGAGCTATGGCT gaAGTCTCTGCAGCATCTGGTTACGGAGTCCGGATCAATGCAATATGTCCCCCTTGGGTCCAAACGGACATCCTGAACTTGTTCTGCTCTGATGAGTTAATGGGGAATTTTGCTCACCTTAAGGACAGGACTTCAACGATGATACAAACGAGCAGACTGCTGGA GCCGGCTGAGGTTGCCAGGTACTTCCTGCAGATCCTGAAGGATGAAGGGCGAAACGGAGAAGCGCTAGTGACGTGGAAAACGGGGTCTTACTACGCCACCTACACTAAATACGACCAGTCAGGCAGCCATATTTAA